The DNA sequence TATGACGCGACAGGCGATCTCGCCGCGATTCGCGATCAGGACTCTCCGCGGAAGCGTCATTGGGGTCAGGTCCCGAATCTACGGTCTTCTGCCCTGTCGCCGTAGCTTCAAGACCGGACCCCGTACACGAGCATGCGCACCGGTGTGGGGTGGAAGGCGTTGCACGGGTTGTTGATCTGCGGGCAGTTCGAGACGACGACCAGCGTGTCCATCTCCGCGCGCAGGTCGACGTACTTGCCCGGCGCCGAAAGCCCGTCGACGATGCCGAGGGCGCCGTCCGCCTCCACCGGCACGTTCATGAACCAGTTGATGTTGCTCGTCATGTCGCGCTTGCCCATGCCGCGGCGCGCGTGCTCGATCAGGAAGTTCTCCACGCACGCGTGCTGGTGCTTCGTGTGATGCCCGTAGCGCAGCGTGTTCGACTCGCAGCTGCACGCGCCGCCGATGGTGTCGTGCCGGCCGCAGGTGTCGGCGGTGATCGTCATCATCACGCGGCCCTCGGTCGAGATCAGCCGCGTACCGGTGGTAAGGAAGATGTTGCCCTGCGCGACGATCGTCTCGGGCGCGCTGTAGCGCTCCTCGGTGTCGTGGGCGTTGTAGAGGATGCAGTCGACCGCCTGATTGCCCTCGAGGTCGATGATGCGCAGCGTCTGCCCCGCCGCCACGACGAACGACCACGGCGCCCGCGCCGGCACCACGGCGTCATGAACGACCACACCCGCGACGTCGGCGCCGTCGAGCTCGTCGACCGCCTCCGGCGCGCTCACGCCTCGGCTCCCCGCCTCGCTCATGCGTAGTAGTCCTCGACGTTCTGGAACGCGCGCAGCCGTTCCGGCGTCGACGCGCGCAGCGGATCGTCCTGCCGCGTCGGATGGCCGCGCCATGCCAGCACGCGCACCGGTCCGACGTCGTAGGTCGTGCGCGGATCGAGCACGTGCGGCGTGTTGGCGATCACGACCAGCACCCGCATCTCGGCGCGCAGCTCGACGTGGCTGCGCACGGGCTCGGCCTGCACGAAGGTAAGGGAGCCGTCGCCGCCCACGCGCACCTGCTTGAACAGGTTGACGTTGGGACAGATGTCGCGCTTGCCCAGGCCGTGCTTGGCCAGCGCCAGCACGAAGCGATCGCGCGCGCTGGGGCAGGGGCCGTGGTTGTCGCCGGTGCCGTACCTGGCGGCATTCGACCAGGGGCTGGAAGCTCCGCAGAGCGCGTCGTGGCGCGTGCTCGTATCGGCGCGGATCGAAAGCAGCACGCGTCCCATGTCCGACAGCAGCAGGTCACCGAGGCCGAGGTACGCCTGCCACTGCACCTTGACGGTATCGGCGACGTTGAGCCGTTCGCTCAGGCAGTCGGCGTTGTAGGCGAGCAGCGAAACGCACGCGTCGCCTTCCAGGTCGTCCAGGCGCATCGTCGTGCCGCGCTCGAGGACGCGCGCGGAGTAGCCGCCCGCGTCCAGACACTCGTCCCAGCAGAGGTCCTGGAGATCGACGCCGACTGGAAGATCGCACGCGTCGGTGACCGGAACGGTCGGCTTGGCGCGCACCGCGGCCGCTTCCCGCTGCGCCTTCGCGCGCGCGTGCTCCATGGCGCCGCGAGGCGTGGCTGTGTCGGAGGTGGTCATGTCCCCTCGTAACGCAAACCCGCTGCCGCAGAAACGTCGTCGCGATCGCGCTTGCCCCTACTTGGCGGCCGCCGCCATGAACGTGTTGTCGAATCTCAGCATGATGTTGCTGGCGTCGCCGGCCGTCTTTCCGCCCGGATACTGAATGCCGATTGCGTCGGCCGACTTGGCGCCGGCGCCGAGGAGCCCGTGCTCGAACGAGAACTTGCGCACGTGATCCATCGTCGTCGTCAGCGCCGCGCTGGCGGCGAAGTCCGCGGCCTCCTTGGGCGTGTAGAACATCCTGGTCGTTGCCAGCTGCGCCTCGAATCCGGCAAGGTCGGTGCCGGAGGCCTTGGCCATCGCTTCGCGCGCGGCCTTGCCCTTCTCCCCCTTGTCGGCCAGCAGCCCGAGCACCTCGTACCATGCGCCGACCAGCGCCTTGCCGAAGGCCGGGTTGTCCTGGAGCGTCTTGGTGTTGACGACCATCAGGTCGATGATCTCGCCGGGAATTCTGCTCGAGTCGAAGACGACGTGCGCGTCGGGCGTCCGGGCGATCTCGGAAAGCTGAGGGTTCCACGTCACCGCCGCGGTCACGGACTCGCTGGCGAAGATGCCGACGATGTCGGCGTCGGAGATGTTGACGACCTCGATGTCCTTTTCGGAAAGTCCCACGGACGCGAGCGCGCGCGCCAGCAGGTAATGGGACACCGACAGCTCGACGAGGTGGACATCCTGGCCTTTGATTTCCTCCAGTTTCGTTTTCTTCTTCAGGACGATTCCGTCGTTGCCGTTGGAGAAGTCGCCCACGATCAGGCCGGTGGAGTCGACTCCTCCGGCGGCCGGGATCGTCAGCGCATCCATGTTGGTCATGGAGCAGCCGTCGAACTGGCCGGCCGTGTACTGGTTGATGGATTCCACGTAGTCGTTGATCTGGACGATCTCGATCTCGATGCCGTTCTCCCTGGCGTGCTTCTCGATGATCCTGGAGTCGGAAAGGTAGCCCCAGGGCATCCAGCCAACGTAGATCGACCAGGCGATCTTGAACTTCTTCTTGGGCTCGGCACTGGCACCCGAAGGTGCCAGTGCCGTCCCGACGATGAGCGAGAACGCAAGGATGAAGCTGATTCTGCGAAGCATGATGGTCCCCGTTCTCGGCTGGTTGCAGTTCAGAAGGAGAAGGTCGCGCCGCCGACGAAGCGTGCGTCGCCGTCTCTCAGATTCAGATTCGTGTCGATGTAGCGCAGGTCGATCGAGATGTTCTTGTGAACGGCAACGACCAGACCGACGTTCCAGTCGATGTACTGCTCGGCCGTATCGCCATCGTTCTCGATGAAGAGCTGATCGCCGCCGAAGTCCTTCTCGTCGTCGGTCCACGTGTAGCCGAAGTTTCCGTCTACGGTCAGGCCGACGTACTTCGCCGCCGCGCCCAGGGGGATCGGCACCGCGATGCCGGTGGACGCGTAGATGCCGTCATCGGCGAAACCGAAGTAGTTCGGCGACCACACCAGACCGGCCTTGGGTGTCATGAACCCGAGGTTGTAGGCAAGCTTCAGAGCGAACTCCCAGTAGCTCCAATGCGCTTCGGCCGGATACCAGAGGTAGGTGGCGCTCGTGTCATAGCTCAAGTCGCCAAGAGCTCCGGCCCAGCCGGCGAAGAAATCCTGCTCCAGATACGTGTCTTCGGTGTCACACCCGTTGGTGCCCGGCGTGCAGTTGGGTGGATTCAGTGACTGGGCAAAGTTGATCGAGGAGCCCCAGGCGCCCACGTACAGCCCGGCCCAAGGCTTCCACGTCACACCGCCCTGCAGCGCGAAGTCGCGCTGCGTCTGCGAGACGCCGCGGAACGAGTAGTCCGAGATCAGCGTGACCAGGCCGGTGACGTCGCCCGGAATGAATCCCAGGAACTCATCCTCTTCTTCTTCCACTTCCGCCTCGGCCTTGGCTGCCGGCACCGGCGCCGGTGCTTCGGTCGTCTCCTCGTCGTCGCCATAGGCCCCGGCGCTGGCCGGCTGGGCCGCGCCCAGCATCATCGCGGTCGACAACGCCACCGTCGCCGCGCCCAGAAACACCTTCCCGTACTCGAGCTTCATCGAATCCTCCGTTTCCCTTTTTTCGATCCAGGCAGGCCCGGCGCGCCATCACGATCCGGGCCGGTCGCAAGTACCGACGCTTCTAGAGCAATGTTCACACCAACCGGTGGCGGGCGTTTTTCCGCCCGTTTTTGCGGGCACGGCGATGCCGCGTGCTCTCGCCGTGCCTATCGAGAGGGCAGGCGGTGCACGTCTCGTGAGCACAGCAGGTCGCATCGTGCTCCTGCTGCCGCGTTTGACGGCGCCTGGACAATGGCACCGGCGTTGCACCTCCCGGCGAGGGACCGGTCGCGCTCCGCGCGAGCGGAAGTGCATTCGTGAGATGGATCAATCGCGTTCCGAGAAGGCCTGCCGCGCTCGCCGTCGTGCCCTTCGCCATCCTCGCTCTCCTCTACCTGATGGGATCGAGTGTGCGGCTGGCTGCCAACCCGGCGGACAAGCTGATGCCGCCGCCGGCCGCGATGGCCGAGGCGTGGTCGGCCATGGCCTTGCACGAGGACGCGCGCACCGGACGGCTCCTGTTCTGGGACGACACCCAGGCCAGCCTCGCTCGCCTCGGCATCGGGCTCGGCATCGCGACCACGCTCGCGCTGGCAGCAGGATTGACGCTGGGGATGCTCCCCTACGCCGAGGCTTTGCTCGGCCCGGTGGTCACGGTGCTGTCGATGATTCCGGCGCTGGCGATCCTGCCGATCCTCTTCATCGTCCTCGGCGTCGATGAGCTGTCCAAGGTGGCGCTCATCGTGCTCGGTGTCCTGCCGTTCATGATCCGCGACCTGTCGCAGCGCGTGCGCGAGATTCCCGAAGAGCAATGGATCAAGGCGCAGACTCTAGGCGCCGGCAGCTTCCAACTCGCCACACGGGTGATCCTGCCGCAGATCGTCCCGCGCCTGATCGACTCACTGCGGCTGTCGCTGGGGCCCGCGTGGTTGTTCCTGATTTCGGCCGAGGCGATCTCGGCGACGAGCGGGCTCGGCTACCGGATCTTCCTGCTGCGCCGCTACATGGCGATGGACGTGATCCTTCCCTACGTCGTGTGGATCACGCTGCTCGCGTTCCTGTTCGACTGGGGCCTGCGCCGCATGCGCCGGCGTCTCTATCCATGGCTCGATGCGGAGACGGCGGGATGAGCCTAGAGCAGCCGAAGACGACACGGCGGGCGCGAATGGGCGGTCCTGGCGGAGCCGCGTCGTGACCGCGAGCGGCCGTAACGGCAGCCGCGGCATCTGCGTGCGCAACCTCTGGCACGAGTACGGCAGCAAGATCGTGCTGGAGCGCGTCAGCCTGGCGATCGAGCCGGGAACGTTCTGCGCCATCACCGGCCCCTCGGGCTGCGGCAAGTCGACGTTCCTGCGCATCCTGCTCGGCCAGCAGCGCGCGTCGCGCGGCACCGTGCTCCTGGATGGCGAGCCGCTGCGATGCGAGCCCGGACCGGACCGCGGCGTCGTCTTCCAGCGCTACAGCGTCTTTCCGCACCTGAGCGTCCTCGACAACGTCGCGCTCGGCCTCGAGCTCGAGCGCGCGCCGCGCCTGGGCCGCCTGTTCGGCTCGGCGCGACGCAGCGCATGCGACGAGGCGCTACGCTACCTCGAGGCAGTGGGCCTGAGCGCCGATGCCGCCGCCTATCCCCATCAACTCTCGGGCGGCATGCGCCAGCGCCTGTCGATTGCGCAGGCCCTGATCCGCAAGCCCAAGGTGCTGCTGCTCGACGAGCCATTCGGCGCGCTCGATCCGGGCACGAAGGAAGCGATCCACGAGCTGGTGCTGCGACTGTGGAAGGAGACCGGCATGACGATCCTCATGGTCACGCACGACATCCGCGAAGGCTTCAAGCTCGCGACGCGCCTGCTCGTGTTCGACAAGGTTCGCGTCGATCCGCATGCACCCGAGCGGTACGGAGCGACGGTGACGTACGACATCGCGTGCTGAGCCGGACGCTTCGGACGGCGACGAATTCCTACTCCGGCGCCGTTTCTTCCCGCGCCCGCAACTGCCGCGCCAGACGCCCCTTCGGCGACGACCACCGGCTGCCGATCGCGGTGCGGACGCGGTAGGGCTTGTCGGCCAGGAACAGGAAGAGCCGGCGGTTGTTCGGGGTCAGGTTGGTGCCGTCGATCCCGCGGCCTCGCGACAGCACGACGGTGGTGCGGCCGTCGGCGACGATGTCGTGCTCGGGCAGGTAGAAGCCGAGCGCGAAGGGCACGCCGCGGAACAGCTTCTTGTGTCGCGGCGCGACCGCGACGGCATCGATGCCCCGGCGGCGGCGGAGCTCGCGCTGCACGGCCTGCATGTCCTTGGTCTCCTGCACGGCCGTGCGTCCGGCCTTCGTCAGCACGACGTCCTTCCGGTACGAGCTCCACACCCCCAGGCCGCAGGCCAGA is a window from the Candidatus Limnocylindrales bacterium genome containing:
- a CDS encoding urea amidolyase associated protein UAAP2; the protein is MSAPEAVDELDGADVAGVVVHDAVVPARAPWSFVVAAGQTLRIIDLEGNQAVDCILYNAHDTEERYSAPETIVAQGNIFLTTGTRLISTEGRVMMTITADTCGRHDTIGGACSCESNTLRYGHHTKHQHACVENFLIEHARRGMGKRDMTSNINWFMNVPVEADGALGIVDGLSAPGKYVDLRAEMDTLVVVSNCPQINNPCNAFHPTPVRMLVYGVRS
- a CDS encoding urea amidolyase associated protein UAAP1 is translated as MTTSDTATPRGAMEHARAKAQREAAAVRAKPTVPVTDACDLPVGVDLQDLCWDECLDAGGYSARVLERGTTMRLDDLEGDACVSLLAYNADCLSERLNVADTVKVQWQAYLGLGDLLLSDMGRVLLSIRADTSTRHDALCGASSPWSNAARYGTGDNHGPCPSARDRFVLALAKHGLGKRDICPNVNLFKQVRVGGDGSLTFVQAEPVRSHVELRAEMRVLVVIANTPHVLDPRTTYDVGPVRVLAWRGHPTRQDDPLRASTPERLRAFQNVEDYYA
- a CDS encoding putative urea ABC transporter substrate-binding protein — encoded protein: MLRRISFILAFSLIVGTALAPSGASAEPKKKFKIAWSIYVGWMPWGYLSDSRIIEKHARENGIEIEIVQINDYVESINQYTAGQFDGCSMTNMDALTIPAAGGVDSTGLIVGDFSNGNDGIVLKKKTKLEEIKGQDVHLVELSVSHYLLARALASVGLSEKDIEVVNISDADIVGIFASESVTAAVTWNPQLSEIARTPDAHVVFDSSRIPGEIIDLMVVNTKTLQDNPAFGKALVGAWYEVLGLLADKGEKGKAAREAMAKASGTDLAGFEAQLATTRMFYTPKEAADFAASAALTTTMDHVRKFSFEHGLLGAGAKSADAIGIQYPGGKTAGDASNIMLRFDNTFMAAAAK
- a CDS encoding TorF family putative porin, with the protein product MKLEYGKVFLGAATVALSTAMMLGAAQPASAGAYGDDEETTEAPAPVPAAKAEAEVEEEEDEFLGFIPGDVTGLVTLISDYSFRGVSQTQRDFALQGGVTWKPWAGLYVGAWGSSINFAQSLNPPNCTPGTNGCDTEDTYLEQDFFAGWAGALGDLSYDTSATYLWYPAEAHWSYWEFALKLAYNLGFMTPKAGLVWSPNYFGFADDGIYASTGIAVPIPLGAAAKYVGLTVDGNFGYTWTDDEKDFGGDQLFIENDGDTAEQYIDWNVGLVVAVHKNISIDLRYIDTNLNLRDGDARFVGGATFSF
- a CDS encoding ABC transporter permease, which translates into the protein MRWINRVPRRPAALAVVPFAILALLYLMGSSVRLAANPADKLMPPPAAMAEAWSAMALHEDARTGRLLFWDDTQASLARLGIGLGIATTLALAAGLTLGMLPYAEALLGPVVTVLSMIPALAILPILFIVLGVDELSKVALIVLGVLPFMIRDLSQRVREIPEEQWIKAQTLGAGSFQLATRVILPQIVPRLIDSLRLSLGPAWLFLISAEAISATSGLGYRIFLLRRYMAMDVILPYVVWITLLAFLFDWGLRRMRRRLYPWLDAETAG
- a CDS encoding ABC transporter ATP-binding protein, whose amino-acid sequence is MTASGRNGSRGICVRNLWHEYGSKIVLERVSLAIEPGTFCAITGPSGCGKSTFLRILLGQQRASRGTVLLDGEPLRCEPGPDRGVVFQRYSVFPHLSVLDNVALGLELERAPRLGRLFGSARRSACDEALRYLEAVGLSADAAAYPHQLSGGMRQRLSIAQALIRKPKVLLLDEPFGALDPGTKEAIHELVLRLWKETGMTILMVTHDIREGFKLATRLLVFDKVRVDPHAPERYGATVTYDIAC